CGCCTCGCTCTTCCAGTACCTCGAGCGCGAGCTCCGGCTCACGAGCAGCGCCGCCGCCCGGCGCATGACGGCCGCCGCGCTCGTCCAGCGCTTCCCCGCCGTCGTGGAGCCGCTCCGCGATGGGCGCGTGTGCATGTCGGTCGTCTACGAGCTCTCGAAGGCGCTCACCCCTGAGAACGCGAGCGAGGTGCTGCCGCGCTTCTACGGGCTCTCGAAGCGCGAGGCGGAGGCGCTCGTCGCCGAGCTGAGGCCGGTCGCGAATCCGCCGCGGCGCGAGGTGGTCACGGCGCTCGCGCGCACCACGCCGCCACTGCGCGCGAGCGCGCCCGCGGAGGCGCGGACCGCCTCGCCTGTACCCGAACGGACTTCGCCGGTGAAGTCCGAAAGGGTACAGCAGGGCGAGGCGACCGACCTCTTCTCCGCGCCGGCTCGCCCGCGCGACGAGGTGGTGCCCCTCGACGCTGACCTCCGCCGCTACCACCTCACCGTCTCGAAGGCGTTCCTCGCCAAGCTCGACGCCGCCAAGGACGCGCTCTCCCACGCCATCCCCGACGGCGACACCGAGGCGGTGCTCTCCGCCGCGCTCGACCTCCTCCTCGAGAAGACCGACCGCCGGCGCGGCCTCGTGAAGCGGCCGCGGCCGGCGCCTCAGAAGCCCTCCGCTGACCCGCGCCACGTCCCGGCGGCGGTCGCGCGGGAGGTGTGGAAGCGGGACGGCGGCCGCTGCAGCTTCCGCCTGCCGGACGGGAGCGTCTGCGGCTCGACGAAGCGACTCGAGCTCGACCACATCCGCCCGGTGGCGCTCGGTGGGCGCAGCACCGCCGACAACCTGAGAGTGGCTTGCTGGGATCACAACTCCCTGCACGCTGTGCAAGTCTTCGGCAGGGAGCACATGGACCAGTTCCGGAAGGACGCGGACCGAAGCGCTCCATCCACCGCCGCTGGCGGAAGCACTTCTGGGGCGTGCGGAGAGGGCGCTGAGGCCGCTGGCTCGACGCGGACGCAGCGACGACGCGGTACCGGATCGTGAGCCGATCTCGCGGACGGCGCCGCGGACGTGGGGGTGGCGCCTCGCCGGCGGCGCTCGCCGGACGGTGCCGCCTGGCTCGACGAGGCGGCGACCGCTGGACGGCCACGCACCTCTCGGCCGGCTGGAACGTGCCTAGGGGGACTTGTGGCGAATCGTGAGGCGCAGCGGGGAGAGGGCCGGGGAGGGGCCTCTCACGACCGGTCGAGCGCGCAGCCTGGAGCGGCTGCTCACGCTCCTCAGCGCCCGGGCCCCAGCACCGACCAGGCGGCGACCGCCACCCCCGCGATGGACTCGCCGGCGATGGCGCCCGCGCCGACCAGGGGAACGAGCGCGCCCGCGCGGGCGGGGCGGAGCGCCCGCCAGGCGGCGCCGGCGAGCGCCCCCGCCGCGATGGCGGCGGCGTAGTGCGCGGGGGCGATGAAGCCCATCCCGACGGCGCCCGCGGCCGGCAGGAAGCGGGCGGCGCGCGTGCGGCCGAGCAGCTCGAGCGCCGCCCCGGCGGCGAACGCCACGGCGGCGGCCACCCCGGCGCCGGGCGGCATCGCCGCGAGGCCTCCCGCCGCCGTCTCGGCGATCGCCTTCCAGGGGAGCGCCCCCGGGACCGGCAGCGCCGCCGTCCCGAGCCCCTGCGATC
This region of Anaeromyxobacter diazotrophicus genomic DNA includes:
- a CDS encoding HNH endonuclease, with the translated sequence ASLFQYLERELRLTSSAAARRMTAAALVQRFPAVVEPLRDGRVCMSVVYELSKALTPENASEVLPRFYGLSKREAEALVAELRPVANPPRREVVTALARTTPPLRASAPAEARTASPVPERTSPVKSERVQQGEATDLFSAPARPRDEVVPLDADLRRYHLTVSKAFLAKLDAAKDALSHAIPDGDTEAVLSAALDLLLEKTDRRRGLVKRPRPAPQKPSADPRHVPAAVAREVWKRDGGRCSFRLPDGSVCGSTKRLELDHIRPVALGGRSTADNLRVACWDHNSLHAVQVFGREHMDQFRKDADRSAPSTAAGGSTSGACGEGAEAAGSTRTQRRRGTGS